Part of the bacterium genome, TGTTTGGCTTATGCCGGATTGTTTAGCCGGAATCCAGTGACTTTGATGGAAAAAGGCATATAAAAGACGCTGGATCCCGGATCAAGTCCGGGATGACAAAGCGAAAGTAAAAACCCCACCCCTCACCCCGACGTTTTCGTGAAATAGACACTAAATTGCACTTTTTTGTCCAATTCGTTTATTTTTTTGACATTTTTTGAGTAAAAATGTTATGATTTCATCTTCTCTCACCAAGAGGGAAGATTTTTTTGTAACTGTAGGAGGATTTATGGGAATTGTAATGTCAAATGACGCCAAACCGGGAACCTATTTGGAGATGGACAATAATTTATTTCTGGTTCTCGAGTACAATCATTGTAAACCCGGGAAGGGCGGTGCTTTTATCCGGCTCAAGCTGCGCAATCTGCGCGCAGGAACCGTGGTGGACCGCACAGTTAATTCCGGTGAAAAAATGACCACAGCGGATATTGAAGAGAAGAAAATGCAGTATTTGTATCAGCAGAGTGATGAGTACATTTTTATGGACCAGGAGTCGTATGAGCAAATTTCTTTGAGCACAGCGACGCTGGGGGATAAAGTTAATTGGCTCAAAGAAGAGATGATTATTGATATCATGATGCACAATGGTGAGGCGCTGGATATCCAGGTTCCTTTTAAGGTTGAATTAAAAATTACTCAGACCGAACCCAGCGTACGGGGCAATACAGTGAATAATGTTACCAAAGAGGCGGTTGTTGAGACCGGTGCCAAAGTGATGGTACCGATGTTTGTCAATGAAGGTGAGGTTATCCGAGTGGATACCCGCACGGGAGAATATATTGAGAGGGTTAAATAAATGGTTTCTTCAAGTCAACGAAAGGCGGTGGAAGGCGTGGCAGTAAAAAAGGAACGCGGCGAGACAAGTCCGTTGAACCTCCGGTCACTCAAAAAGATCGTAACGATTATGAATCGGGCAAAAATAACGGAGCTGGATATTGAACAAGACGGTGTTCGCATTCATCTGCGTAAAGGCGAGGGTGTCAATCAAGTGATGGCCACACCGATGATGCAGAGCATGCCCGCACCGCAGCCTGTCATGGTGCCGGCAGCCCCTGCACCGGCGCCCCCCGCCTCCGCAGCTCCGGCAGTGGAGGATGATGCCAATTACTACACGATTAAGTCTCCTATGGTAGGGACTTTTTATCGGTCGCCTTCGCCGGAATCCAAGGCATTTATTGAGGTTGGGGCGGAGGTTTCGGAAAATTCTGTGGTCTGTATTGTTGAGGCTATGAAATTGATGAATGAAATCAAGGCCGAAGTAAAGGGGAAAATTAAAAAGATACTGGTGGAAAACGCGCAGGCAGTTGAATTCGGCCAGCCGCTCTTCCAGGTGGAGCGCAAGGGATAAGCATGTTTAAAAAAATACTCATTGCCAATCGGGGCGAGATTGCCCTACGTATTATTCGCGCCTGCCGGGAATTGGGCATCAATACGGTTGCGGTGCACACGGAAGCAGACAACAATTCTTTGCATGTACGCTATGCTGATGAGGATATTTGTATCGGCAAGGGACCGTCCAAGGACAGCTATTTAAATATTCCGACTATTTTAT contains:
- the efp gene encoding elongation factor P, with amino-acid sequence MVMSNDAKPGTYLEMDNNLFLVLEYNHCKPGKGGAFIRLKLRNLRAGTVVDRTVNSGEKMTTADIEEKKMQYLYQQSDEYIFMDQESYEQISLSTATLGDKVNWLKEEMIIDIMMHNGEALDIQVPFKVELKITQTEPSVRGNTVNNVTKEAVVETGAKVMVPMFVNEGEVIRVDTRTGEYIERVK
- the accB gene encoding acetyl-CoA carboxylase biotin carboxyl carrier protein, yielding MVSSSQRKAVEGVAVKKERGETSPLNLRSLKKIVTIMNRAKITELDIEQDGVRIHLRKGEGVNQVMATPMMQSMPAPQPVMVPAAPAPAPPASAAPAVEDDANYYTIKSPMVGTFYRSPSPESKAFIEVGAEVSENSVVCIVEAMKLMNEIKAEVKGKIKKILVENAQAVEFGQPLFQVERKG